The following coding sequences lie in one Mercenaria mercenaria strain notata chromosome 5, MADL_Memer_1, whole genome shotgun sequence genomic window:
- the LOC123558009 gene encoding para-nitrobenzyl esterase-like produces the protein MLLIFVFQSLACFHGIQGFLFETTDVHQVDATADTDCGRVRGNWSRNDGAISFLGIPYAEPPVGNLRWRPPVPIRKNRNNCWSDTLLAEQFGSKCVQRDPDNSSKTVGSEDCLFLNVFTPTLNTSAELPVMFWIHGGGLTSGTGSEPGYSPTAALAKSLNVVFVSINYRLNAFGFMALEWLKGGSSTNTSGNYGFMDAIQGLHWVQENIKNFGGNPQDVTVFGQSSGGTVVVALLASPLCKGLFHKAWMLSASPVLNKTASDAFKDNEVFVKNTGCGDVHCLYNLSASEVTSSVPWDIYPYWGMEDLIELPEKGKFDGALAIVDGYVLTESPFEAWINGNGVDVPVLVGTTAQETDIGLFYQGISNWTWGTKEYKDHVTQKLNSFSESLALTAANLYPENVSTPEFQFTSMVTDVRVTCGNDYLATVLAAGFTSPVYRYVATYYTKNHDSTFAYGDIQSNYAFHGIDIYAFFNEMASAMTDTPGPADNAWKDNVQREAVNFVTMGKPATAEWLRYPGTTAELDTDTKVFRGYHTSQCQFWLKNGFFAYSWIN, from the exons atgcttttaatttttgttttccaaAGTCTGGCTTGTTTTCATGGAATTCAGGGATTTCTCTTTGAAACCACTGACGTTCATCAAGTTGATGCAACAGCCGATACGGATTGCGGAAGAGTTCGTGGAAACTGGTCACGAAATGATGGGGCAATTTCGTTTCTTGGGATACCTTATGCTGAACCACCAGTTGGCAATCTAAGATGGCGGCCTCCTGTACCCATTAGAAAGAATCGCAACAACTGCTGGTCAGATACACTTTTAGCTGAACAATTTGGGAGTAAATGCGTTCAAAGAGACCCTGATAACTCCTCCAAAACAGTTGGAAGTGAAGATTGTTTGTTCCTGAATGTTTTTACACCCACTCTGAATACGTCTGCTGAACTTCCGGTCATGTTCTGGATACACGGAGGAGGCCTTACAAGCGGGACCGGAAGTGAGCCTGGTTATTCTCCGACGGCAGCGTTAGCGAAATCATTAAACGTTGTGTTTGTCAGTATAAATTACAGGTTGAATGCGTTTGGTTTTATGGCGCTAGAATGGCTAAAAGGCGGTTCTTCAACAAATACTTCCGGTAACTATGGTTTCATGGACGCCATTCAAGGGCTTCATTGGGtacaggaaaatattaaaaactttgGTGGTAACCCACAAGAC GTGACGGTATTTGGCCAAAGTTCAGGCGGAACTGTTGTGGTAGCTCTGTTAGCCTCGCCATTGTGTAAAGGCCTATTTCATAAAGCATGGATGCTGAGCGCCTCGCCAGTTTTAAACAAAACTGCATCTGACGCTTTTAAGGACAATGAAGTTTTCGTTAAGAACACTGGGTGTGGTGACGTCCATTGTCTGTATAACCTGTCGGCATCAGAAGTGACCAGTAGTGTACCATGGGATATATATCCATACTGGGGCATGGAAGATCTAATTGAACTGCCAGAAAAGGGGAAATTTGATGGCGCTCTTGCTATTGTTGACG GTTATGTTCTGACCGAAAGTCCGTTTGAAGCATGGATCAACGGAAATGGCGTTGACGTTCCAGTTTTAGTAG GAACAACAGCGCAGGAAACTGACATTGGACTCTTCTACCAGGGCATATCAAACTGGACCTGGGGGACAAAAGAGTACAAAGACCACGTGACACAGAAGTTGAATTCATTCAGTGAAAGTTTAGCTTTGACGGCTGCTAATTTGTATCCGGAGAACGTTTCTACCCCTGAGTTTCAGTTCACGTCTATGGTAACGGATGTAAGAGTCACGTGCGGTAATGACTACTTGGCCACAGTACTTGCTGCGGGATTTACGTCCCCTGTTTACCGCTATGTGGCAACGTACTATACCAAAAATCACGACTCCACGTTTGCTTATGGAGATATCCAAAGCAATTATGCATTTCATGGCATAGACATATAtgcattttttaatgaaatggcCTCAGCGATGACAGATACACCCGGACCTGCTGATAATGCTTGGAAAGATAACGTTCAACGCGAGGCAGTGAATTTTGTCACAATGGGAAAGCCGGCGACAGCTGAATGGCTTAGATATCCAGGTACCACAGCTGAACTTGATACGGACACGAAGGTGTTCCGTGGTTATCACACGTCACAATGCCAGTTTTGGCTAAAGAATGGATTTTTCGCGTATTCTTGGATCAACTGA